From the Phoenix dactylifera cultivar Barhee BC4 chromosome 10, palm_55x_up_171113_PBpolish2nd_filt_p, whole genome shotgun sequence genome, one window contains:
- the LOC103696767 gene encoding cell division cycle 20.2, cofactor of APC complex-like — MDAGSFSSEKARPASRHPLRAVGSGPYMPSLLSSSKDFSSRQSGGDRFIPDRSAMDFDLAYYLLTERRTEKENAAAASPSKGTYRRLLAENLLNNRTRILAFKSKPQAPAEGILQEAHSNASSHLAKLAKPRRYIPQSPERTLDAPDLVDDYYLNLLDWGSSNVLSIALGNAVYLWDASDGSTSELVTVDEDVGPVTSVSWAPDGRHIAVGLNSSDIQLWDSSSSNLLRTLRGVHGSRVGSLAWNNNILTTGGMDGKIVNNDVRVRSHIVQTYRGHQREVCGLKWSGSGQQLASGGNDNLLHIWDLSMASSNPSPGQNQWLHRLEDHMAAVKALAWCPFQSNLLASGGGGGDGCIKFWNTRTGVRLNSVDTGSQVCSLLWNKNERELLSSHGSTHNQLILWKYPSMVKIAELTGHTSRVLFMAQSPDGRTVASVAGDEMLRFWNVFGTLEAPKPAAKTASTRPFSSFNHIR, encoded by the exons ATGGATGCCGGAAGTTTCTCTTCCGAGAAGGCCCGGCCTGCATCTCGCCACCCTCTTCGAGCAGTCGGTTCAGGGCCTTACAtgccttctctcctctcttcatcGAAGGATTTTTCTTCCCGGCAGAGC GGAGGAGATAGATTCATTCCGGACCGGTCTGCCATGGATTTTGACCTGGCCTACTACCTGCTAACAGAGAGAAGGACAGAGAAGGAGAATGCTGCAGCTGCATCCCCATCCAAAGGGACATACAGAAGGCTTCTTGCCGAGAATCTTCTGAATAATAGAACTCGAATTCTTGCTTTCAAGAGTAAGCCCCAGGCACCTGCGGAAggtatcctccaagaagcccaCTCCAATGCCTCTTCCCATCTGGCCAAGTTGGCAAAGCCACGGAGATACATTCCCCAG TCTCCTGAGAGGACTCTTGATGCACCAGACCTTGTTGATGACTACTATCTGAATCTGCTGGATTGGGGAAGCAGCAATGTTCTGTCGATCGCCCTTGGGAATGCGGTGTATCTCTGGGATGCTTCAGATGGTTCTACATCCGAGCTTGTCACCGTGGACGAAGATGTGGGTCCAGTCACTAGTGTCAGTTGGGCTCCTGATGGGCGGCATATTGCTGTTGGTTTGAACTCCTCTGACATCCAATTGTGGGACTCGAGCTCCAGCAACCTG TTGAGAACTTTGAGAGGAGTCCATGGATCTCGAGTTGGATCTCTTGCTTGGAACAACAACATACTCACAACAGGGGGGATGGATGGAAAGATCGTTAATAATGATGTGAGAGTAAGGTCGCACATTGTGCAAACCTACCGAGGACATCAGCGAGAGGTCTGCGGGTTGAAGTGGTCAGGCTCAGGACAGCAGCTGGCAAGCGGAGGCAACGACAACCTGCTTCACATATGGGACCTATCCATGGCCTCTTCAAATCCATCTCCAGGCCAAAATCAGTGGCTCCACAGGTTGGAGGACCACATGGCTGCGGTTAAGGCCCTTGCTTGGTGTCCCTTCCAGAGCAACTTGCTCGCATCCGGTGGTGGCGGCGGCGATGGGTGCATCAAGTTTTGGAACACCCGTACCGGGGTCCGGTTGAATTCAGTGGACACTGGCTCTCAAGTGTGCTCCCTGTTGTGGAATAAGAACGAGCGCGAACTGTTGAGCTCTCATGGCTCTACTCACAACCAACTGATTCTCTGGAAGTACCCTTCGATGGTGAAGATTGCGGAGCTCACAGGCCATACTTCTCGGGTTCTCTTCATGGCTCAG AGTCCAGATGGGCGCACAGTGGCATCTGTGGCGGGGGATGAAATGCTGAGATTTTGGAATGTATTTGGAACTCTTGAAGCACCAAAGCCTGCTGCCAAGACAGCTAGTACAAGACCCTTCTCCAGTTTTAATCACATTAGGTGA